From Oreochromis niloticus isolate F11D_XX linkage group LG1, O_niloticus_UMD_NMBU, whole genome shotgun sequence, a single genomic window includes:
- the LOC106097703 gene encoding uncharacterized protein LOC106097703 isoform X2, with protein MCHKLLNYGKCRIQDASRNCLNYFSYHVSQCCLEIRVPDSMFNRPPLYSGEPIETLTDSRGQQRIVRTAERIIGGPLPPISQLYDKHIIRRVKDTFHPSHALWMAIDGEQRLFP; from the exons ATGTGTCATAAACTTCTGAACTACGGGAAGTGCCGAATTCAGGATGCCAGTAGAAACTGTCTGAATTATTTCAGTTATCATGTCAGCCAGTGCTGCTTGGAGATCAGAGTCCCAGACTCCATGTTCAATCGTCCCCCATTGTACTCGGGAGAACCGATTGAAACACTCACTGACAGCAG AGGTCAGCAGCGGATAGTGAGGACAGCAGAGAGGATCATTGGAGGCCCTCTCCCGCCCATCTCCCAACTCTACGACAAACACATCATCCGACGTGTGAAGGACACTTTCCACCCCTCACATGCACTCTGGATGGCGATTGATGGGGAACAGAGACTCTTCCCATGA
- the LOC106097703 gene encoding uncharacterized protein LOC106097703 isoform X1, with amino-acid sequence MSSVEELREEVVREMHTLSKDQLVSICEFLGIAEKIDVSGKTRLSLLTHIQIHIEREGITELEDEGMSELFNDKIAEVMKETIVETEPNAKEGRYSGHREQLNTATSLVTETANAVNTAVSSHSQANHSVPNSSVSSAPQRPSPYWQKDFKISGQIGEPGQKDKLTFSSLAHQIENGLSRGYSELDIVDAVIRAILPGLQLRSYLEGKAQLTLPTLRRILRSHFQEKSATELYKQLASEVQTPKETAQSFLMRVLDLKQKVLFASQESESGLKYDPALVQRMCLHTILTGFQSDSVRIDMQPLLLDSKTPDELLLERLNMACANEAERKNKKRCLASQTATSVSAVQSDDVSPAKNPVKEVKARIPPELLTELAELKTGVASLKGLSAEIAQIKETLQQPVPGPQSYAPPPVMQYDRDQQQQQYYSFQGPRQRPPPPQYPVQHYTGSPARRERRCHICQQNGVNERCTHCYLCGSREHFQAGCRSRGMRPYTEKHLNQQWLPPRDEC; translated from the coding sequence ATGTCTTCGGTGGAAGAGCTGCGAGAAGAGGTTGTGCGTGAAATGCACACTCTGTCCAAAGATCAACTAGTGTCAATCTGCGAGTTCCTTGGCATTGCAGAGAAAATAGATGTTAGCGGAAAAACACGACTGTCACTCCTAACACACATCCAAATACACATTGAGAGAGAAGGTATAACAGAACTTGAGGATGAAGGAATGTCAGAACTGTTTAATGATAAGATTGCTGAAGTAATGAAAGAGACAATTGTTGAGACTGAACCAAATGCAAAAGAAGGACGTTATTCAGGGCACAGAGAGCAACTAAACACTGCAACCTCACTGGTAACGGAGACAGCTAATGCAGTTAACACAGCTGTTAGTTCTCACTCCCAAGCTAATCACTCTGTCCCTAACTCATCTGTGTCAAGTGCCCCCCAACGACCAAGCCCTTACTGGCAGAAAGATTTCAAAATATCAGGCCAGATTGGCGAACCAGGTCAAAAAGATAAACTGACATTTTCCAGTCTTGCTCACCAGATCGAAAATGGACTGAGCAGAGGCTACTCAGAGCTTGACATTGTAGATGCTGTCATCAGGGCTATCTTGCCAGGTCTACAACTACGCAGCTATTTGGAGGGAAAAGCTCAACTCACCCTTCCGACTCTACGCCGCATCCTGCGCTCCCATTTCCAGGAGAAGAGCGCCACCGAACTCTATAAACAACTTGCCTCTGAGGTACAGACCCCGAAAGAGACTGCCCAAAGCTTCCTGATGAGAGTTTTAGATCTAAAGCAGAAAGTCCTATTTGCTTCCCAAGAATCAGAGTCAGGACTCAAATACGACCCAGCTTTAGTCCAGCGTATGTGTTTACACACCATACTCACAGGGTTCCAGAGTGACAGTGTCAGGATAGATATGCAGCCACTCCTGTTAGACTCTAAGACACCTGATGAACTGCTGTTAGAGAGGTTAAATATGGCTTGTGCCAATGAGgcagaaaggaaaaacaagaaaagatgtTTAGCATCACAGACTGCTACAAGTGTGAGTGCAGTGCAGTCAGATGATGTGTCACCTGCTAAGAACCCTGTGAAAGAAGTTAAAGCTAGGATACCACCCGAGCTTTTAACTGAGTTAGCGGAGCTTAAGACAGGTGTAGCCTCCCTGAAAGGTCTCAGTGCAGAGATAGCTCAGATTAAAGAGACTCTACAGCAGCCGGTGCCTGGTCCTCAGTCATATGCCCCACCACCAGTTATGCAGTATGATAGGgaccagcagcaacagcagtaTTACAGTTTCCAGGGCCCCCGTCAAAGACCACCACCCCCTCAGTATCCTGTACAGCACTACACAGGTAGTCCAGCCCGCCGTGAGAGGAGGTGCCACATTTGCCAGCAGAATGGAGTCAACGAACGCTGCACACACTGCTACCTCTGTGGGAGTAGAGAACACTTTCAGGCTGGATGTAGAAGCAGAGGTATGAGACCATATACAGAGAAACATTTAAACCAGCAATGGTTACCACCGAGGGACGAGTGTTAA